In one Lolium rigidum isolate FL_2022 chromosome 3, APGP_CSIRO_Lrig_0.1, whole genome shotgun sequence genomic region, the following are encoded:
- the LOC124695892 gene encoding bidirectional sugar transporter SWEET14-like, translating to MGGLSLQHPWAFAFGLLGNVISFMTYLAPLPTFYRIYKNKSTQGFQSVPYVVALFSAMLWIYYALLKSDECLLITINSAGCFIETIYIVVYLTYAPKQAKLFTAKILLLLNVGVFGLILLLTLLLSEGEKRVVMLGWVCVGFSVTVFVAPLSVIRLVVRTQSVEFMPFSLSLSLTLSAVVWFLYGLLIKDKYVALPNILGFAFGVIQMVLYAIYRNATSRPATKEVDVRVSDNHVVNITKHGAVELSTNYPVEPPQPAMKEGIIHKATHAEQV from the exons ATGGGTGGCCTCTCTCTTCAGCACCCGTGGGCCTTTGCTTTTGGCCTCCTAG GCAATGTCATCTCCTTCATGACATACCTGGCCCCACT GCCGACTTTCTATCGGATCTACAAGAACAAGTCGACCCAAGGCTTCCAGTCGGTCCCTTACGTTGTGGCGCTCTTCAGCGCGATGTTGTGGATCTACTACGCGCTGCTCAAGTCCGACGAGTGCCTCCTCATCACCATCAATTCCGCCGGCTGCTTCATTGAGACCATCTACATAGTCGTCTACCTCACCTACGCGCCCAAACAGGCCAAG CTATTCACTGCCAAGATCCTGCTGCTGCTTAATGTGGGCGTGTtcggcctcatcctcctcctcacgcTGCTCTTATCGGAGGGCGAGAAGCGCGTCGTCATGCTTGGCTGGGTCTGCGTCGGCTTCTCTGTCACTGTCTTCGTCGCACCCCTCAGCGTCATC CGTCTTGTGGTGCGCACACAGAGCGTGGAGTTCATGCCTTTCTCACTCTCCCTCTCCCTCACCCTTAGCGCTGTTGTCTGGTTCCTCTACGGCCTGCTCATCAAGGACAAATACGTCGCC CTGCCCAACATTCTTGGGTTCGCCTTCGGTGTGATCCAGATGGTGCTCTACGCCATCTACCGCAACGCCACGTCCAGACCAGCGACCAAGGAGGTTGACGTCCGCGTCTCAGACAACCACGTCGTCAACATCACCAAGCATGGCGCTGTCGAGCTCAGCACAAACTACCCCGTCGAGCCACCACAGCCGGCCATGAAGGAGGGCATCATTCACAAGGCAACCCACGCCGAGCAAGTCTAG